The following are encoded in a window of Mycosarcoma maydis chromosome 10, whole genome shotgun sequence genomic DNA:
- a CDS encoding putative cell division control protein CDC3, whose product MNGGSHDVDAAAPAQTGSAAGAIAAGRKKLMGYVGFANLPNQVHRKSVRKGFNFTAMVVGESGLGKSTLINTLFNTTLYPRKEVPPPHQERPKTVAIESISSDIEENGVRLRLNVVDTPGFGDFINNDESWKPIVENIESRFDNYLEQENRVNRNKLQDNRVHACIYFVQPTGHSLRPIDIEFMRRLHQKVNLIPVIAKSDTLTDEEIVSFKQRILNDIAHHKIEIFHAPIYEMEDEETLLEIQEISSKVPFAVVGSNTEIDTPDGRRVRGRAYPWGVIEVDNEEHCDFVKLRQMLIHTHMEELKEHTNNVLYEKYRSEKLVALGVTQDHSVFKEVNPAAKMAEERAIHEARLRKMENEMKLVFQQKVAEKEAKLKQSEEELYARHREMRDALEKQRQELEEKRRRLESGRPLTPEKVSQATKKKGFSLRN is encoded by the exons ATGAACGGAGGTTCTCACGACGTGGATGCGGCAGCACCCGCACAGACCGGCAGTGCTGCGGGTGccattgctgctggtcgcaagaagctcatgGGCTATGTCGGTTTCGCCAACCTCCCCAATCAGGTGCACCGAAAAAGTGTGCGCAAAGGCTTCAACTTTACTGCTATGGTCGTCGGAGAGTCGGGTCTCGGCAAGTCGACACTCATCAACACGCTGTTCAACACCACACTCTACCCTCGCAAGGAGGTGCCACCTCCTCACCAGGAACGTCCAAAGACGGTGGCTATCGAGTCGATTAGCTCGG ATATTGAAGAGAACGGTGTTCGCTTGAGGCtcaacgtcgtcgacaCTCCAGGTTTTGGCGACTTTATCAACAATGACGAGAG CTGGAAGCCGATCGTTGAAAACATCGAATCGCGCTTCGACAACTACCTCGAACAGGAGAACCGTGTGAACCGCAACAAGCTACAGGACAACCGTGTTCATGCCTGCATCTACTTTGTGCAGCCCACCGGCCACAGTCTGCGACCCATCGACATTGAGTTCATGCGACGATTGCACCAAAAAGTCAATCTGATCCCCGTCATCGCCAAGTCGGACACGCTGACCGACGAGGAGATTGTCTCGTTCAAGCAGAGGATCCTCAACGATATTGCACACCACAAGATTGAAATCTTCCACGCACCCATTTACGAgatggaagacgaggagacGCTTCTGGAAATCCAAGAGATCTCGAGCAAGGTGCCTTTCGCCGTGGTGGGCTCCAATACCGAGATTGACACGCCCGATGGACGACGCGTACGCGGCCGAGCTTACCCTTGGGGTGTGATTGAGGTGGACAACGAAGAGCACTGCGACTTTGTCAAGCTGCGACAGATGCTCATCCACACACACATggaggagctcaaggagcATACCAACAACGTGCTCTACGAAAAGTACCGAAGCGAGAAGCTGGTTGCCTTGGGTGTCACGCAGGACCACTCGGTGTTCAAGGAAGTCAACCCAGcagccaagatggccgaggaGCGCGCTATCCACGAGGCAAGGTTGAGGAAGATGGAGAATGAGATgaagctcgtcttccagcAAAAGGTGGCCGAGAAGgaggccaagctcaagcagagcgaagaggagcTCTACGCACGCCATCGCGAGATgcgcgatgcgctcgagaagcagaggcaagagctcgaagagaAACGTCGCAGACTCGAAAGCGGCCGTCCGCTCACGCCCGAAAAGGTTTCGCAGGCgaccaagaagaaaggTTTCTCACTGCGAAACTAA
- a CDS encoding putative aminopeptidase P, cytoplasmic yields the protein MGAIATGRVDTTQRVQLLRQLMSKHGVTAYVIPSGDEHASEYPAESDLRRGYITGFTGSAGSAVVTTNKALLFTDGRYFLQAGQQLDPSVWTLMKQGEPNVPTWQEYLSKNLPANSKIGMDASLISAEDAKDITAELTRIGSSLVPIRENLVDQVWADRPARPGQPIFVLKDEIAGRSSSDKIRELQEEIKKKSAQGFVANMLDEVAWLFNLRGTDVPYNPVFFSFAMVLLDKVLLYVNDNQLTEDVKNSLGSEVTLRPYAEFYNDLHKIGAELGEGHKILIGKSASLAVQEALGGASKVEIVRSIVGDQKSIKNEVELQGFRQSHIRDGAALCQYFAWLEEQLHAGNKVTESQGADKLSEYRQSLDHFRGESFTTISSTGPNGAIIHYSPDPSSCPAIDVNEIYLCDSGAQFTDGTTDVTRTWHFGKPAPEQIRAFTRVLQGHIAIDRAIFPKGTTGYLLDVLARRALWEDGLDYRHGTGHGVGHFLNVHEGPQGIGTRAVFNETSLKENMVISNEPGYYQDGKWGIRIENLVIVRPAQTPNNFGSKGYLTFEHLTMCPIQVSLVDPDLLTKEDKQWLNDYHQEVYDKVAPLLQKDKRALEWLHRQCAARV from the coding sequence ATGGGTGCCATTGCAACAGGTCGAGTCGATACGACTCAGCGCGTCCAGTTACTTCGCCAGCTCATGTCAAAGCATGGCGTGACTGCATACGTTATCCCTTCGGGCGACGAGCACGCTTCCGAATACCCTGCTGAGTCGGACCTACGCAGAGGCTACATCACTGGCTTCACGGGCTCTGCCGGCTCTGCCGTGGTCACCACCAACAAGGCGCTCCTCTTTACAGATGGGCGGTACTTCCTCCAAGCCGGTCAACAGCTTGATCCTTCCGTGTGGACGCTCATGAAGCAGGGTGAGCCCAACGTGCCTACATGGCAAGAGTACCTCTCCAAGAACCTCCCCGCCAACTCCAAGATCGGAATGGACGCTTCACTCATCTCTGCCGAGGACGCCAAAGATATCACTGCTGAACTCACCAGGATCGGCTCTAGCCTTGTGCCCATTCGTGAGAACCTTGTCGACCAGGTTTGGGCCGACCGCCCTGCGCGACCGGGCCAGCCCATCTTTGTGctcaaggacgagatcgcCGGTCGTTCTTCGTCGGACAAGATCCGCGAATTGCAGGAAGAGATCAAGAAAAAGTCGGCTCAAGGCTTTGTGGCCAACATGCTTGACGAGGTCGCATGGCTCTTTAACCTTCGTGGAACCGATGTTCCCTACAACCCTGTCTTCTTTTCTTTTGCAATGGTGCTTCTCGACAAGGTGCTGCTCTACGTCAACGACAATCAGCTTACCGAGGATGTCAAGAACAGCCTTGGGTCCGAAGTCACCCTTCGACCTTATGCTGAATTCTACAACGACCTTCACAAGATCGGtgctgagcttggcgaAGGACACAAGATCTTGATCGGCAAGAGTGCATCGTTAGCCGTGCAGGAGGCTCTTGGTGGGGCAtccaaggtcgagatcgTTCGATCTATCGTGGGTGACCAGAAGTCAATCAAGAACGAGGTCGAGCTCCAAGGTTTCCGTCAGAGTCACATTCGCGATGGAGCTGCACTGTGCCAGTACTTTGCCTGGCTCGAGGAACAGCTTCACGCCGGCAACAAAGTGACTGAATCACAGGGTGCCGATAAACTTAGCGAGTACCGTCAGTCGCTCGACCACTTCCGAGGCGAAAgcttcaccaccatctcgtcaaCCGGCCCTAACGGTGCCATTATCCACTACAGTCCCGATCCGTCGAGCTGTCCTGCTATCGATGTCAACGAGATCTACCTCTGTGACTCGGGCGCTCAGTTCACGGATGGCACAACCGACGTCACACGTACATGGCACTTTGGAAAGCCTGCACCAGAACAGATTCGCGCCTTCACCCGCGTTCTGCAGGGACACATTGCTATCGACCGAGCCATTTTCCCCAAGGGAACCACTGGCTACCTTCTTGACGTGCTCGCGCGCCGCGCACTCTGGGAGGACGGCCTAGACTACCGTCACGGAACAGGTCACGGTGTGGGTCACTTTCTCAATGTCCACGAGGGTCCTCAAGGTATCGGAACACGTGCCGTGTTCAACGAGACCAGCTTGAAGGAAAACATGGTCATCTCAAATGAACCCGGTTACTACCAAGACGGAAAATGGGGCATTCGTATCGAGAACTTGGTCATCGTACGTCCCGCCCAAACGCCCAACAACTTTGGCAGCAAAGGCTACTTGACTTTCGAACACCTGACTATGTGTCCCATTCAagtctcgctcgtcga
- a CDS encoding uncharacterized protein (related to Chromo domain protein MRG15), whose product MLYTDGEKVLCFHGPLIYAAKILKAEKWTGEENVTGQVGPHYLVHYDGWKKTWDEWVPETRLLKHNDENLARKATLQEAAKAGSLISSAEKSAASTSAASSLKRAKDSELPDRKSASRGTKRSREHVEAEEEFLKRPEVKISLPDELKLQLVDDWENITKNGQLVPLPRNPCVKDILDDYRKHYLASKRSDPSKQRSPQLVDEVLKGLKLYFDRSLGQNLLYRFERAQYVDYRKKNGPKMGDGDVGNARTANGSMGGEMEPSNVYGAEHLLRLFVTLPMIIVHTSMDAESISLLKEHLAEFLSYIVREKHRLFVREYETASPAYHRISST is encoded by the exons ATGCTTTATACCGACGGCGAAAAAGTGCTCTGCTTCCACGGTCCACTCATCTACGCTGCCAAGATTCTCAAGGCTGAAAAATGGACAGGCGAGGAAAACGTGACGGGTCAAGTGGGGCCTCACTACCTCGTTCACTACGATGGCTGGAAGAAGACGTGGGATGAATGGGTTCCTGAAACGCGCTTGCTCAAGCACAACGACGAAAACTTGGCGCGAAAGGCGACGCTCCAAGAAGCCGCCAAGGCGGGTTCGCTGATCTCTTCGGCTGAAAAGAGCGCAGCTTCAACGTCGGCTGCATCCTCGCTCAAGCGCGCCAAAGACTCGGAGCTTCCTGATAGGAAGAGCGCTTCTCGTGGCACAAAGCGCAGTCGAGAACATGTGGAAGCCGAAGAAGAGTTTCTCAAACGTCCCGAGGTCAAGATCTCGCTACCAGACGAACTGAAACTGCAACTCGTCGACGATTGGGAAAACATCACCAAAAACGGCCAGCTCGTACCTCTCCCGCGCAATCCATGCGTCAAAGACATCCTGGACGACTACCGCAAACACTACCTCGCCTCGAAACGTTCCGACCCATCTAAACAACGCAGTCCACAGCTCGTAGATGAAGTGCTCAAAGGTCTCAAACTCTACTTTGACCGTTCGTTGGGTCAGAACTTGTTGTACCGCTTCGAACGCGCCCAGTACGTCGATTACCGCAAGAAGAATGGTCCAAAGATGGGAGACGGTGATGTAGGAAATGCGCGAACTGCCAATGGCAGCATGGGTGGCGAGATGGAACCGAGCAATGTGTATGGAGCAGAACACTTGTTACGCCTTTTCGTTACTCTGCCCATGATCATCGTTCACACTTCCATGGACGCCGAGTCCATCAGTCTGCTCAAGGAACACCTCGCTGAATTTTTGTC ATACATTGTCAGGGAAAAGCACCGCCTCTTCGTACGCGAGTACGAGACCGCCTCACCGGCATATCACCGCATCAGCTCCACATGA
- a CDS encoding uncharacterized protein (related to long-chain-fatty-acid-CoA ligase): MPKTASVEIDTPANKGETKIRRSYRAPDRMLERPADGINTMADVFIKAKERFPNKPIMGWRDVVRMHDEQKEITKTVDGKEVKETKTWQYYELSDYKYITYNEFEERIQYASSGLVNLGLSKQTRFNIYAATAINWQNMAHACFRQSIPFCTAYETLGEEGLQHSLNEPEVVGVFTNAELLPTLANVIDKTETVKYVIYDGKPDDKHLTKVLDVVSARQGKLLTIEELWQQGKASPADSHLPTRDDVACIMYTSGSTGAPKGVILTHGNLVASIAAVEVHIGDLLKPDDTFLAYLPLAHILEFIVECAFIHVGVTMGYGKVKTLTQQSVRNCDGDIKAFRPSIMIGVPAVWELIRKGILSKVNAGGSVKKSVFNGAMTIKKNKLPLLSSVVDSAVFKQVREQTGGRLRIALSGGAALSKETQEFLNNALVTLLQGYGLTESCGMTAILHPDFYSYGPSGGIVPAIEAKLRDVPDAGYFSTNNPPQGEVLIRGPSITNGYFKREDVNKESFEDGWFLTGDVGQWNADGTLSIIDRKKNLVKLSGGEYIAIERLESTYKSSNLVSNICVHANSDAKQPMGIIFPREDNLMAAVQKAGIKGDDLEQLCKNREVAKIVKDDVNAAGKKVGFKNLEMLQTVLLVHEELAMTAAQKLSRKDIIKKYEADIKKVYM, translated from the exons ATGCCCAAAACCGCTAgtgtcgagatcgacacgCCTGCTAACAAGGGCGAAACCAAGATCAGGCGCTCCTACAGGGCCCCTGATCGCATGCTCGAACGTCCTGCTGATGGCATCAACACAATGGCCGACGTCTTcatcaaggccaaggaAC GTTTCCCCAACAAGCCCATCATGGGATGGCGAGACGTAGTCCGAATGCACGACGAGCAGAAGGAGATCACAAAGACGGTCGACGGCAAAGAGGTCAAGGAAACCAAGACCTGGCAGTACTACGAGCTCTCCGACTACAAGTATATTACTTACAACGAGTTTGAAGAGCGCATTCAGTACGCTTCGAGCGGTCTCGTCAACCTCGGTCTCTCCAAACAGACTCGTTTCAACATTTATGCTGCTACCGCCATCAACTGGCAGAACATGGCTCATGCCTGCTTCCGTCAGTCCATCCCCTTCTGTACCGCCTACGAGACCCTCGGCGAAGAAGGTCTCCAGCACTCGCTCAACGAACCCGAAGTCGTCGGTGTGTTTACCAATGCAGAGCTTCTCCccacgctcgccaacgtCATCGACAAGACCGAAACCGTCAAGTATGTCATCTACGACGGCAAGCCCGACGACAAGCACCTCACCAAGGTGCTCGATGTCGTATCCGCCCGTCAGGGCAAGCTACTCACCATCGAAGAACTCTGGCAGCAGGGCAAGGCCAGTCCTGCCGACAGTCACCTCCCCACTCGAGATGACGTTGCCTGCATCATGTACACTTCTGGCTCCACGGGTGCTCCCAAAGGCGTTATTCTTACCCACGGCAACCTCGtcgcctcgatcgctgCCGTAGAGGTTCACATTGGCGATCTTCTCAAGCCCGACGACACCTTTCTCGCTTACTTGCCGCTCGCCCACATCCTCGAGTTTATCGTCGAATGCGCTTTCATTCACGTTGGTGTCACCATGGGCTACGGAAAGGTCAAGACGCTCACCCAGCAATCGGTGCGCAACTGCGACGGTGACATCAAGGCGTTCCGTCCGAGCATCATGATTGGTGTCCCCGCCGTTTGGGAGCTCATTCGAAAGGGCATCCTTTCCAAGGTCAACGCAGGTGGATCCGTCAAGAAGTCCGTCTTCAACGGTGCCATGACCatcaagaagaacaagttGCCCCTCCTCTCCTCGGTCGTCGATTCGGCCGTCTTCAAGCAGGTCAGAGAGCAAACCGGCGGACGTCTGCGTATCGCACTTTCGGGCGGTGCCGCTCTGTCCAAGGAAACCCAGGAGTTCCTCAACAATGCCCTTGTGACGCTCTTGCAGGGCTACGGCCTCACCGAATCGTGCGGTATGACCGCCATCCTCCACCCCGACTTCTACTCGTACGGCCCCTCTGGTGGCATTGTACCTGCGATCGAGGCCAAACTTCGCGACGTTCCGGATGCCGGTTACTTTTCCACCAACAATCCTCCTCAGGGCGAGGTGCTGATTCGCGGTCCCTCGATCACCAATGGCTACTTTAAGCGCGAGGACGTCAACAAGGAGTCGTTTGAGGATGGTTGGTTCCTCACCGGCGATGTGGGTCAATGGAATGCAGACGGCACACTTTCCATCATCGATCGTAAGAAGAACCTCGTCAAGCTCTCAGGTGGTGAATACATTGCCATCGAGCGTCTAGAGAGCACATACAAGTCGTCCAACCTGGTCTCCAACATCTGTGTCCACGCTAACAGCGACGCCAAGCAGCCCATGGGTATCATTTTCCCACGCGAAGACAACCTCATGGCGGCAGTGCAAAAGGCTGGTATCAAGGGCGATGACCTGgagcagctttgcaagAACAGGGAGGTCGCCAAGATTGTCAAGGATGACGTCAACGCCGCCGGAAAGAAGGTGGGATTCAAGAACCTCGAGATGCTCCAGACTGTGCTACTTGTTCACGAAGAGTTGGCCATGACGGCAGCGCAAAAGTTGTCCAGGAAAGATATCATCAAGAAGTACGAGGCTGATATCAAGAAGGTCTACATGTGA
- a CDS encoding putative adenosylhomocysteinase, which translates to MPNYKVADISLAAFGRKEIEIAEGEMPGLMALRTKYGAEQPLKGARIAGSLHMTIQTAVLIETLVALGAQVTWASCNIFSTQDHAAAAIAATGVPVFAWKGETEEEYDWCLEQTLTAHPEGPNMILDDGGDLTWLVHDKHPQLLEQIKGVSEETTTGVHILYSAMKKGTLKLPAINVNDSVTKSKFDNYYGCRESLVDGIKRATDVMLGGKVAIVAGFGDVGKGCAESLRGYGCRVIVTEIDPINALQASMAGYQVDIMDDVASQADIFVTTTGCRDIITGKHFEAMKDDAIVCNIGHFDIEIDVAWLKANAQSVSNIKPQVDRYTLKNGNRIILLAEGRLVNLGCATGHPSFIMSASFCNQTLAQIALWNDKAGQYKRGEVYMLPKELDEEVALAHLGRLNVKLTKLTKVQADYLDLPVDGPYKRDTYRY; encoded by the exons ATGCCTAACTACAAG GTCGCCGacatctcgctcgccgcTTTCGGCCGCAAGGAGATTGAGATTGCCGAGGGTGAGATGCCTGGTCTCATGGCGCTCCGAACCAAGTACGGTGCTGAGCAGCCCCTCAAGGGCGCCCGCATCGCTGGTTCGCTCCACATGACCATCCAGACCGCCGTCCTCATCGAGACCCTCGTCGCCCTCGGCGCCCAGGTTACCTGGGCCTCGTGCAACATCTTCTCCACTCAGGAccatgctgctgccgccatTGCTGCTACCGGTGTGCCCGTCTTCGCCTGGAAGGGTGAGACTGAAGAGGAGTACGACTGGTGTCTCGAGCAGACCCTCACCGCCCACCCCGAGGGCCCCAACATGATCCTCGACGACGGTGGTGACCTTACCTGGCTCGTTCACGACAAGCACCCCCAGCTCcttgagcagatcaaggGCGTTTCTGAGGAGACCACCACCGGTGTCCACATCCTCTACTCGGCCATGAAGAAGGGCACCCTCAAGCTCCCTGCCATCAACGTTAACGACTCGGTGACCAAGTCCAAGTTCGACAACTATTACGGCTGCCGTGAGTCGCTTGTTGACGGTATCAAGCGCGCCACCGACGTCATGCTTGGCGGTAAggtcgccatcgtcgccgGTTTCGGTGACGTCGGAAAGGGTTGCGCAGAGTCGCTCCGCGGTTACGGCTGCCGCGTCATCGTCACCGAAATTGACCCCATCAACGCTCTCCAGGCTTCCATGGCCGGTTACCAGGTCGACATCATGGATGACGTTGCCTCGCAGGCCGACATCTTTGTCACCACCACCGGTTGCCGTGACATTATCACCGGAAAGCACTTTGAGGCCATGAAGGACGACGCCATCGTCTGCAACATTGGTCACTTTGACATTGAGATCGACGTTGCCTGGCTCAAGGCCAACGCTCAGAGCGTTAGCAACATCAAGCCCCAGGTCGACCGATACACCCTCAAGAACGGTAACCGCATCATCCTTCTTGCTGAGGGCCGTCTCGTCAACCTCGGATGCGCCACTGGCCACCCTTCGTTCATCATGTCAGCTTCGTTCTGCAACCAGACCCTTGCCCAGATTGCTCTCTGGAACGACAAGGCTGGTCAGTACAAGCGCGGTGAGGTTTACATGCTGCCCAAGGAGCTTGACGAGGAAGTCGCTCTTGCCCACCTTGGCCGCCTCAACGTCAAGCTTACCAAGCTTACCAAGGTTCAGGCTGACTACCTCGACCTCCCCGTCGACGGTCCCTACAAGCGCGACACCTACAGGTACTAA